The Terriglobales bacterium genome segment GCGGGCAAGACCAGCACCATCCGCATGATGATCGGCATCACCCTGCCGGATTCGGGCGAGGTGCGGTTGTTCGGCGAATTGTTTTGCCGCAAGCACCTGCAGCGCGTGGGCTATTTGCCGGAAGAGCGTGGCTTATATAAGAAGATGAAGGTGCTCGAGCATCTTGTCCTGCTGGGAAGGTTGCATGGGCTCAGTGCTGCTGAGTCTTCCCGGCGTGCGCATCACTGGTGTGAGCGTCTGGAGATCGCGGAAAAATTACAGAAGAAAGTGGAAGAGCTTTCCAAGGGCATGCAGCAGAAGATCCAGTTTATTGCCGCGCTGCTGCACGATCCTGATTTCATCATCATGGATGAGCCCTTCGGCGGCCTCGATCCCGTGAACACGGTGTTGTTGAAAGACGTCTTGCTGGAGATGAAGCACGCCGGCAAAACCATTTTGTTTTCCACGCACCAGATGGAACAAGTGGAGCGATTGTGCGATGCCATCACCCTGATTAATGGCGGCAAGGCCGTGCTGCAAGGCGATCTCAAGAAGATCAAATCAAGCTACGGCCGCAACAACGTGCAGATTCAGTATGAAGGCAATGGCGACTTCCTGCAGCACTCTGCGCTGGTAGAGGCCTATAACAATTTCGGGAATTATGTGGAGGTCCGCCTCGCGCCCGGCGCCGATGCCCAGGAGTTGCTGCGCTCTGTGGCGGCGCATTCCCGGGTGAGCCGATTTGAATTAGTCGAGCCTTCGCTGGAAGAGATCTTTATTGACGTGGTGGGAAAGAGCAATGCCTGAAACCCTGCGCAATATCGCACTCATTGTTCGCCGTGAGTACCTGCAACGTCTCCGCACCAAGGCCTTCTGGGTCATGACGTTTCTCATTCCTGCGATGATGGCCGGGTTCACGCTGCTGCCCACCAAGTTGATGACCATGAAGGTCGGCGGCATGAAGCGGATCACGGTTGTCTCCGACGATCCACAGTTGGTCGAGGGATTCAAGGAGCAGTTCACGCGGAAGGGTAGCGGTAACAGCGAGCAATATTTAATAGAGACCGATTCCAGTGCGACCGATGCCGAACAGCAGTGGTTAAAAAAAGAAGTTGAAAGCAAGAAACTTGACGGCTTCCTATGGCTTACAAAAGATGCGGTGGCTGGCGCCAAAGTTAATTTCTACACTCAATCGGTGGCTGATTTTGAAGTCCAGGAGCGCCTGAGTCGGGCGCTGTTCCGCACCGTCGTACGCCAGCGCATTCTCGACAGCGGCGTAAGCCACGTTGACCTGGATAGCGTGCTGAAGCAGGTGCAAGTGGATGCAGTTCCGGTCGAGGCGGGCA includes the following:
- a CDS encoding DUF4162 domain-containing protein, which encodes AGKTSTIRMMIGITLPDSGEVRLFGELFCRKHLQRVGYLPEERGLYKKMKVLEHLVLLGRLHGLSAAESSRRAHHWCERLEIAEKLQKKVEELSKGMQQKIQFIAALLHDPDFIIMDEPFGGLDPVNTVLLKDVLLEMKHAGKTILFSTHQMEQVERLCDAITLINGGKAVLQGDLKKIKSSYGRNNVQIQYEGNGDFLQHSALVEAYNNFGNYVEVRLAPGADAQELLRSVAAHSRVSRFELVEPSLEEIFIDVVGKSNA